GGCACGGGAACGACGTCGAGTGCCACCAGCCGCGGAAGCTGGTCGGGCCGCACCATCGCCGCGTGCTCGATACGGTGCCGTACTCCCGGCCGGGGGAACTCCCGCTGAGCCTGCTCGAACGCCTCCAGGGTCAGGTCGATGGCGCGATCGCCGATCGCGTGCGCCGCGACCCGCCAGCCGCTTCGGTGAGCGTCGATGATGCGCTTGCGCAGCACCTCCGGGTCGTCGCCCAGCACCCCGAGCCCGCCGTCACCCTCGAACGGCTCCGTCACGGCGGCGGTCCGGCTGCTCAACGCGCCGTCGGTGAAGATCTTCATCGGTCCGATGCGCAGGAAGTCGTCCCCGAACCCCGTACGCACGCCGAGATCGAGCCCCACGAGGTCGTCGACGAGCGGGTGCAGGGTCTCGGCGGCGGGCATGAGTTCCACCCGCACGGTCAGCTCGCCGCGCTGCCGCGCGAGCTGGTAGGCCGCCGCCTCGGCGGGGCTGTGCCCGATCCAACCGCCCGCGACGCCCGCCTCCGTCACGTGGGTGAGCCCCTCGGCGGCGTACACCTTCGACGCCCGCGCGACGGCCCGGACCAGCTCCTCGACGGGGTACGGCTTCACCAGCGCGTCCACGAGCTGCTGCGCCTGCTCGGCGAGCAGGCCCGTCGGCTCGCCCGAGGCGTCACGCTCCACCACGCCCCCCTCGGGCACGGTGGCCGTACCGTCGAGGATGCCCGCCTTGTCGAGGACGGCGCTGCTGACCGAACACATGTGGGCCGAGCGGTGCTTCAACCAGACGGGGCGGCCGCCACCCGCTCGGTCCAGCGCCGCGCGGTCGGGGTGACCGCCGAGCACGAAGTCGTCGTACTGCGACCCGATCACCCAGGCGTCCGACGGCAGTTGCGCCGCCCGCGCCGCCACCGTGTCGTACAGCTCGTCGAGCGACCGGCACGCCGAGAGGTCGATCTCGGCGAGCGACAACCCGTACCAGACCATGTGGTTGTGCGCGTCGGCGAACCCCGGTGTGAGCACGGCTCCCCCGCCGTCGACGACGGTGCGCGCCGCCGCTGCGTCCACCTCGTCGTCCACCCCGACGATCCGACCGCCCAGCACTCCCACGCTGTGAGCTCTGGGGCGCTCGTCGCACATGGTCAGCACACGCACGTCACGCAACAGCAGGTCGAGCACCGCGGTTCCTCCCTAGGATCGGGGTACGAGGTCGGCCGATTACGCTCGGAACACGCTTGACGGTACTCGGGCTCGGCAGGAAGGGGCAGCACGCTTTGCGCCGAAACAGAGCCAGGCACCTGATAGCTCTCGCGACGGGACTCCTCGCGGCCTCGCCGCTGACGGCCGGATGCGGCGGCTCCGAGCCCGCGGCGACGGCCCCGGTGGAGAAGACCTACACGACGACCCTGCAGCCCTTCACCGACGACGGCGAGCCCGCGGCGGGCCTACGGGTGATCCAGTCGGTGTCCGCGAGGTGCATCCCCTCCGCCCTCACTCCGGGCAACGACCGCGCCCGCCGTTGCTTCACCAACGAGACGTCCGTGGCGATGGACCCGTGCTTCCTCCCGGAGCGTCCCGTCGTGGAACGCGACCCCGACAACGAGATGGCGCGGGAGCTCGGCGCGCAGAACGTGGCACTGTGCGTGTCCAGCCCCGAGCAGTCCGACGTCACCAAGGTGTACGTGTTGCAGGACAGCGGCCCGGCGCCCTGGGACACCGTGCTGGGCGAGGCGTACTGGAGTCTCGAACTCGCCGACGGCACACGGTGCCTGAGGACACGCGACGTGCCCGAGACGCGGGCGGGGTTGGAGCTGAGCTACGGCTGCGACGACGGCGGGTACCTGTACGGCGCTCCCGACGAGACCCAGCGGGTGTGGACGATCCACCGTCGCGCCGAGGACTCGGAGGAGCTGACACTCGCCGAGATCCGTACGGCCTGGTCGTGATCGGTGCCGCCTCCGTCCTCACACCGGGGGTGAAAACGGAGGGGCGACCGCGTCAGACGACGGGCTTGTCGTCGTCCTCGTCGTCGCCTTCGGCGCCGTCGACCTCCGGTAGCGTCCACTTGAGCTGGAACTCGATCTCCTCCTCGCCGTCACCGCGCTCGTGTTCGATCGAGAACCGGGCACGAGCGGGCACCCGGATGCGTTCTCCGGCGATTTGGATGCGGAACGGCTTGTCGGTTTCCAACGCGTCCGCCAGACGACGCAGTTTCGCCACAACTTCGGCGGTCGAGTAGAACTTCTCCACATCCCGCGGGGCGGCTGTCACGGGTTCCCTCCATTCGCAGTCA
The window above is part of the Saccharomonospora glauca K62 genome. Proteins encoded here:
- a CDS encoding amidohydrolase produces the protein MLDLLLRDVRVLTMCDERPRAHSVGVLGGRIVGVDDEVDAAAARTVVDGGGAVLTPGFADAHNHMVWYGLSLAEIDLSACRSLDELYDTVAARAAQLPSDAWVIGSQYDDFVLGGHPDRAALDRAGGGRPVWLKHRSAHMCSVSSAVLDKAGILDGTATVPEGGVVERDASGEPTGLLAEQAQQLVDALVKPYPVEELVRAVARASKVYAAEGLTHVTEAGVAGGWIGHSPAEAAAYQLARQRGELTVRVELMPAAETLHPLVDDLVGLDLGVRTGFGDDFLRIGPMKIFTDGALSSRTAAVTEPFEGDGGLGVLGDDPEVLRKRIIDAHRSGWRVAAHAIGDRAIDLTLEAFEQAQREFPRPGVRHRIEHAAMVRPDQLPRLVALDVVPVPQARFLYEIGDTMRKSLGEARVPWLYRHRSFLDAGLRVPGSSDRPCVGTGAPLAGMRNMVERTTSAGVVLAEDERVDALEALRAYTTHAAYASCQEDRRGRIEAGMDADLVLLDDDPTAVPTSAIDGIGVVATFVAGEVVHGEESLSYAVRAD
- a CDS encoding amphi-Trp domain-containing protein — its product is MTAAPRDVEKFYSTAEVVAKLRRLADALETDKPFRIQIAGERIRVPARARFSIEHERGDGEEEIEFQLKWTLPEVDGAEGDDEDDDKPVV